A window of Apium graveolens cultivar Ventura chromosome 8, ASM990537v1, whole genome shotgun sequence contains these coding sequences:
- the LOC141678211 gene encoding E3 ubiquitin ligase BIG BROTHER-related-like, producing MDTNHDSKPQSNTPKTNSDQNPVANSPAAAAVAGAGDSNSVPAENNNDGRQIRTPFTELSQVDADLALARTLQEQERAYMMIRMNGDVSDYGSWETGSFVAEDEDFDDHSEDESDDSLTSDASDDHEHDHESDESEFEFPVLDDVEDDDHDDDDDGDSDIELNPADFPNDEAYARALQDAEEEELAARLRALSGLNQMVAGYSEELEDHGGNSQDAWEEVDPDNLSYEELLALGDVVGTESRGLSADTIASLPSMSFKMQSNQDGNMESCVICRLDYEEGDTLTVLSCKHSYHPECIDNWLRINKVCPVCSTEVSTSGNK from the exons ATGGACACCAATCATGATTCTAAACCTCAATCCAATACCCCCAAGACCAATTCCGACCAAAACCCAGTTGCTAATTCTCCGGCCGCTGCTGCCGTCGCCGGCGCCGGCGACTCTAACTCCGTTCCGGCGGAGAATAACAACGATGGTCGTCAGATAAGAACACCCTTTACTGAACTTAGTCAGGTTGATGCTGATCTTGCTCTTGCTCGTACTCTTCAAGAACAG GAAAGGGCGTATATGATGATTAGGATGAATGGGGATGTGAGTGATTATGGAAGTTGGGAGACTGGAAgctttgtggctgaggatgaggaTTTTGATGATCACAGtgaagatgagtctgatgattcTTTAACTTCTGATGCAAGTGATGATCATGAGCATGACCATGAATCTGATGAGTCTGAGTTTGAATTTCCTGTTCTTGATGATGTAGAAGATGATGAtcatgatgatgatgatgacggtGACTCTGATATTGAATTAAACCCTGCTGATTTTCCAAATGACGAGGCTTATGCACGAGCCCTACAAGATGCTGAAGAAGAGGAACTGGCTGCTAGATTGCGTGCACTTTCTGGGTTAAACCAGA TGGTAGCTGGTTACTCTGAGGAGCTAGAGGATCATGGTGGTAATTCTCAG GATGCCTGGGAGGAGGTTGATCCAGATAATTTATCATATGAG GAATTACTTGCGCTGGGTGACGTGGTGGGAACTGAGAGTAGAGGGTTGTCTGCTGATACAATAGCCTCATTGCCTTCGATGAGTTTCAAGATGCAAAGCAATCAAGATGGAAACATGGAATC GTGTGTAATTTGCCGGCTGGACTACGAGGAAGGAGACACCTTGACTGTGCTTTCCTGCAAACACTCGTACCACCCAGAGTGCATAGACAACTGGTTACGAATAAACAAG GTTTGCCCGGTTTGTAGCACCGAGGTCTCCACATCTGGAAATAAGTAG